The following are encoded together in the Fusarium keratoplasticum isolate Fu6.1 chromosome 1, whole genome shotgun sequence genome:
- a CDS encoding Zn(2)-C6 fungal-type domain-containing protein: MPNNPQHQFRIVKKCPKACKRCRSMKVKCSGAQPCARCGRKNETCIYEAEEKKVSVPESYLRALESRQEALPTPGSLRDNAGHFRPRPRHSSVSDYGSLTVVPPDGSVVSGQVEPEEGLTLGTPEAEHDEDDQEPGSLSGNEVLEPAFRQNPLVDNDYVFGRALGRYWYMGPASSWAFCRRVLALLGKNLPEANNESFPWHLDGVAFRLQWKPLMPDEPPDVSNLPPSDYALFLIQTARFYLGPFACLIDETEFIRHIRELYEDASAKASSCKLWYAQYLLMLAFGKAFLSGRSPDGSPPGYQYAARAMQLMPELAGIALDPVLSAQALTLAAIYFQSIDMRVAAFQHIGHALRICVLSGFHRHMPEEAVGAQHSKRCHKIFWVVYMLDQEFAALIGATSSIRDEDITNKLPSQADNSLNALSLTLHVQLARLIARILGTVYGVGKDYDGTLISDTQSILRNLAELNRDLNAIINNHFRDSISKASRTATRLLLQYHHCVVLTTRPQIMCALHMHMEQSKTQVTRELTLSRPVSSLIQSCVDSAIAILKTLRALADEDLIEAFLPFQIEYASSSAFLLHLIPIICPSLLPDYSWRDDVRYVLDTLIAKGSLAAPLRKVELEQLEQKLSALTPPSDVASPPPPAEVHEPQLEHGGPEHVQPHAPDEMGWDLFAANAMAGLTPGELLDLAEQLDVDSFLYQPEL; this comes from the exons ATGCCGAATAATCCTCAGCATCAGTTCAGAATAGTGAAGAAGTGTCCGAAAGC ATGCAAGCGATGTCGCTCCATGAAGGTCAAGTGCTCCGGCGCTCAACCTTGCGCAAGGTGTGGCCGCAAGAACGAAACATGCATATACGAAgccgaagagaagaaggtttCGGTTCCTGAGAG TTATCTCCGTGCCTTGGAGAGCCGCCAAGAGGCACTCCCGACCCCCGGCTCCCTCCGTGACAACGCCGGTCACTTCCGGCCCCGCCCTAGACACTCATCCGTCTCCGATTATGGGTCCTTGACTGTGGTTCCACCAGACGGGTCCGTCGTGTCCGGTCAGGTGGAACCGGAGGAGGGTCTCACTCTTGGGACTCCTGAAGCCGaacatgatgaagacgaccAAGAGCCGGGCTCTCTATCGGGTAATGAGGTGCTCGAGCCAGCTTTCCGGCAGAACCCTCTCGTCGATAATGACTATGTGTTTGGACGAGCACTTGGACGATACT GGTACATGGGCCCGGCATCATCCTGGGCGTTTTGTAGACGAGTCTTggcccttcttggcaaaAATCTTCCAGAAGCCAACAATGAGTCTTTTCCTTGGCATCTTGACGGAGTGGCATTCCGTCTACAGTGGAAGCCTCTGATGCCTGATGAGCCGCCAGACGTGTCCAACCTTCCCCCTTCTGATTATGCCCTCTTTCTCATACAAACAGCAAGGTTCTACCTAGGTCCATTTGCGTGTCTCATCGATGAGACCGAATTTATCCGTCACATCAGGGAGCTCTACGAGGATGCCTCAGCCAAAGCGTCATCATGTAAGCTGTGGTATGCTCAGTACTTGCTGATGCTGGCATTTGGAAAAGCCTTCCTGAGTGGGAGGAGCCCCGACGGAAGCCCACCTGGATACCAATATGCCGCCAGAGCCATGCAATTGATGCCTGAGCTGGCGGGTATTGCTCTGGATCCAGTGCTGTCCGCCCAGGCGCTTACCCTGGCGGCTATCTACTTTCAATCCATTGATATGAGGGTAGCTGCCTTTCAGCAT ATAGGACATGCCCTCCGCATCTGCGTGCTATCTGGCTTCCACAGGCATATGCCGGAAGAGGCTGTTGGCGCTCAACACTCCAAGCGCTGCCACAAGATCTTTTGGGTCGTCTACATGCTAGACCAGGAGTTTGCTGCCCTCATCGGCGCGACGAGCTCCATTCGTGACGAGGATATTACCAACAAGCTACCGTCCCAGGCGGACAACTCCTTGAACGCGCTTAGTCTTACGCTTCACGTTCAATTAGCCCGTTTAATAGCGAGAATCCTCGGAA CGGTTTATGGCGTTGGCAAAGATTATGATGGGACTCTTATCAGCGATACGCAGTCCATCCTGAGAAACCTGGCCGAGCTGAATCGAGACTTGAACGCCATTATTAATAACCATTTCCGGGATTCTATCAGTAAAGCTTCCAGAACGGCGACAAGACTTCTTTTGCAATATCACCAC TGTGTGGTACTTACAACCCGACCGCAGATAATGTGCGCGTTACACATGCACATGGAGCAGTCGAAGACGCAAGTTACTCGGGAATTGACCCTGTCTCGTCCCGTCTCGTCATTAATACAATCCTGCGTCGACTCTGCCATAGCTATCCTAAAGACACTCCGTGCCCTGGCCGATGAGGACCTAATTG AGGCATTCTTGCCTTTCCAAATCGAATACGCCTCGTCCTCCGccttccttctccatctcatccctaTTATATGCCCATCACTCCTCCCAGACTATTCATGGCGGGATGACGTTCGATATGTTCTTGACACTTTAATTGCCAAAGGAAGCCTGGCTGCACCTCTCAGGAAGGTTGAGTTGGAACAACTAGAGCAGAAACTGTCTGCTCTAACGCCACCGAGCGACGTCGCTAGTCCTCCGCCTCCTGCCGAGGTGCACGAACCCCAACTAGAACACGGTGGTCCTGAACATGTTCAGCCGCACGCCCCTGACGAAATGGGATGGGATCTTTTTGCTGCTAATGCCATGGCTGGTTTGACTCCTGGGGAGTTGCTGGATCTAGCGGAGCAACTGGATGTGGATAGTTTTCTTTACCAGCCCGAGTTGTAG
- a CDS encoding Flavin-Reduct domain-containing protein, giving the protein MNSSAAAAAAKPAFSAVQQVTNFEEMIANRPDFDHSGEPIEITKSPDPSWTFGEGVRTGPPPSPQEKIHQEIDPYSPDRSVSQNYRLLISGIAPRPIGFISTLSADGKTKNLAPFSYFQLVDHDPPMFIVSFSSRFGPVKDTYRNLKETGECVINTVSENMIEAVSASSIDAPYGLSEWDVTGLTEAQTTTVKPSRVKESVLSIEGKLVDIKEFDGHKPGMSSAAICLIKATRFWVQEDAANEDFSHIELDKLRPIAQLGGMSYGRISSTFELPRSRWTDEQPRSELLTTLEETQKRSQDEKKDEM; this is encoded by the coding sequence ATGAACTCttctgccgctgccgctgcagCCAAGCCTGCCTTCTCGGCCGTGCAGCAGGTCACCAACTTTGAAGAGATGATAGCCAATCGTCCCGACTTTGACCATTCGGGCGAGCCCATCGAGATCACAAAGTCTCCCGATCCATCCTGGACATTTGGGGAGGGTGTCCGCACCGGCCctcccccttctcctcagGAGAAGATCCACCAAGAGATCGACCCCTACTCCCCGGATCGATCTGTCTCACAAAATTACCGTCTCCTAATTTCCGGCATTGCCCCTCGCCCCATTGGTTTCATCAGTACCCTTTCGGCAGATGGCAAGACTAAGAACCTCGCCCCGTTCAGCTACTTTCAGCTAGTCGATCATGATCCCCCCATGTTCATCGTTAGCTTCTCCTCTCGCTTTGGTCCCGTCAAGGACACTTACCGGAACCTGAAAGAGACCGGAGAGTGTGTCATAAACACTGTCTCCGAGAACATGATTGAGGCTGTCAGTGCTTCGTCCATTGATGCTCCCTATGGCCTTTCGGAATGGGATGTCACTGGCTTGACAGAGGCCCAAACAACCACAGTCAAGCCATCACGTGTCAAGGAGTCCGTGCTGTCTATTGAGGGCAAGCTTGTTGACATTAAGGAGTTTGACGGCCACAAGCCGGGCATGAGCAGTGCCGCCATCTGTCTTATCAAGGCCACCCGCTTCTGGGTACAGGAAGACGCAGCCAACGAAGACTTTAGCCATATCGAGCTGGACAAGCTACGCCCCATTGCGCAGCTCGGTGGCATGTCTTATGGACGAATCTCATCGACATTTGAGCTGCCCCGATCAAGGTGGACAGACGAGCAGCCGAGGAGTGAGCTCCTAACCACTCTAGAAGAGACTCAAAAAAGGAGTcaagatgagaagaaggatgaaaTGTAA
- a CDS encoding Proline dehydrogenase — MFSRSAVYSRRQLLPLSSRFLYRPRRPLTDAAIKPSIKSAPASAEEPSALSKLPTGVLLRSVALTTVMATSWLLKPSLAFLALITQTNSAILNPDKNPLLNRVLQWTIYDHFCAGNSIPEVSNTVKYIKNLGYHGIILGYSKEIVLDTNAEASQTGVNEYPAEYYRVIDEWKKGNIETLNMIEAGDLLAIKVTGAGPIAVDAMQAGKPMPKYLHDALNEICNETRKRGCQLWIDAEQQVLQNTLDDWTIVLMREHNRDGNALVYNTIQAYLKGARANAEKHITLAAQEGWTVGIKLVRGAYIENEVRSLIHDTKEDTDRSYDDIADMFISRRVPKNAANLKFPDAALVLATHNAESAQKALQTHRQRVASGQPTVPMKCAQIMGMADELSCKLLQDYEQAASQGKVTAETPRIFKCLPWGSVQECIGYLYRRAVENRGAVERTQHMAEAMRKELRRRVFG; from the exons ATGTTTTCTAGAAGTGCCGTGTACAGCCGCAGGCAATTGCTGCCACTATCATCTCGCTTCCTTTATCGGCCCAGACGCCCCCTCACTGATGCGGCGATCAAGCCATCCATCAAGTCAGCTCCGGCTTCCGCAGAGGAGCCTTCAgctctctccaagctccctACAGGAGTACTACTTCGCTCTGTTGCCTTGACTACTGTTATGGCGACAAGTTGGCTACTCAAACCCTCCCTCGCCTTTCTCGCCTTGATCACACAGACGAACTCCGCCATTCTGAACCCTGATAAGAACCCCCTCCTCAACAGGGTACTCCAATGGACCATTTACGATCACTTTTGTGCTGGCAACAGCATTCCTGAAGTTTCCAATACCGTCAAATACATCAAGAACCTGGGCTATCATGGCATCATTCTCGGATACTCCAAGGAAATCGTCTTGGATACCAACGCCGAGGCTTCCCAGACTGGGGTGAACGAGTACCCCGCTGAGTATTACAGGGTGATTGATGAGTGGAAGAAGGGAAACATTGAAACGCTTAACATGATTGAAGCTGGCGACCTTCTCGCCATCAA GGTCACTGGCGCTGGTCCCATCGCTGTAGATGCCATGCAGGCTGGCAAGCCCATGCCCAAGTACCTGCACGATGCACTCAACGAGATTTGCAacgagacgaggaagaggggatgCCAGCTCTGGATCGACGCGGAACAGCAAGTTCTGCAGAACACACTAGACGACTGGACCATTGTCTTGATGCGGGAGCACAACCGAGACGGCAACGCATTGGTCTACAACACAATCCAAGCATATCTCAAGGGCGCCAGGGCAAACGCCGAGAAGCACATCACCCTGGCTGCTCAAGAAGGCTGGACAGTTGGCATCAAGTTGGTCCGCGGTGCTTACATCGAGAACGAGGTCCGATCCTTGATCCACGACACAAAAGAGGACACGGATCGCTCATACGATGACATTGCTGATATGTTCATCTCCCGAAGAGTTCCTAAAAACGCCGCCAACCTCAAATTTCCCGACGCCGCTTTGGTGCTAGCAACCCACAACGCCGAAAGCGCCCAAAAGGCCCTCCAAACACACCGTCAACGCGTCGCATCCGGCCAACCCACCGTGCCAATGAAGTGCGCCCAGATCATGGGCATGGCAGACGAGCTCAGCTGCAAACTTCTCCAAGACTACGAGCAGGCGGCGAGCCAGGGCAAGGTGACGGCGGAGACGCCGCGGATCTTCAAGTGCCTACCCTGGGGGTCGGTGCAGGAATGCATCGGATACCTGTACCGACGGGCGGTTGAGAATCGGGGTGCTGTGGAGAGGACGCAGCATATGGCTGAGGCGATGAGAAAGGAGCTCCGCCGTAGGGTATTCGGTTAA
- a CDS encoding Multifunctional fusion protein: MQRSLLAQRQPLAGLRAARRCTATTLSIKRSLSLWSPPKFENEKMFNYAKGSPERAELTESIKKLKSKFPVNIPIQISGATVASNKTLKQKNPCNHQEVVAEYGAATPDQVNAAIDAALKAKPAWEALPFEDRAAIFLRASELVTGKYRSDIVAATMLGMGKNIWQAEIDAPAETADFFRHYISEAWKLYAQQPTVQTPGVWNKMEYRPLEGFVYAISPFNFTALGATLVGPAALLGNVVVWKPSDSALHASWLLHQILLEAGLPKDVIQFLPGNPEEVTDAVLKRPEFGALTFIGSTKVFKGLQKKIGNGIGDEIYNSYPRVVGETGGKNWGIVHPSADIKSAALNTVRAAFEYQGQKCSANSRVYVAESVWPEFKKHLQEQVSALKIGDVEQFENFINPVIHEASFDKLSKVIEDAKDDPELELIVGGKASKEKGYYVHPTIYQTTNPRHNIMSQELFGPILGVYVFPDNAWEETLKTVDTTSRYALTGSIFALDPYVLRKAQDTLKHAAGMLYLNTKCTGAVVAQQPFGGSRDSGTNDKTGTMAHLQRFVSARTIKEEFVPLEKVTYPSNE; encoded by the exons ATGCAGAGATCTTTGTTGGCTCAACGACAGCCCCTGGCTGGCCTGCGTGCTGCTCGTCGATGCACTGCTACCACACTCTCGATCAAGAGATCTCTGAGTCTTTGGAGCCCTCCCAAGTTTGAGAATGAGAAGATG TTCAACTATGCTAAGGGCTCCCCTGAGAGAGCGGAACTCACCGAgagcatcaagaagctcaagagcaAGTTCCCCGTCAATATTCCCATTCAGATCAGCGGTGCAACA GTTGCAAGCAACAAGACTCTCAAGCAAAAGAACCCCTGCAACCACCAGGAGGTTGTTGCAGAGTATGGAGCCGCCACCCCTGACCAGGTCAACGCCGCTATCGATGCCGCGCTGAAGGCGAAGCCCGCCTGGGAGGCTCTTCCCTTTGAGGATCGAGCTGCTATTTTCCTCCGTGCTTCTGAGCTGGTGACTGGCAAGTATCGCTCTGACATCGTTGCCGCTACTATGCTCGGCATGGGCAAGAACATCTGGCAGGCTGAGATCGATGCCCCAGCTGAGACAGCAGACTTTTTCCGTCATTACATCAGCGAGGCGTGGAAGTTGTATGCTCAGCAGCCCACGGTTCAAACTCCCGGTGTGTGGAACAAGATGGAGTACCGACCCCTGGAGGGCTTCGTTTACGCCATTTCTCCTTTCAACTTTACAGCTCTTGGTGCTACTCTTGTCGGACCAGCAGCTCTTCTGGGCAACGTGGTTGTGTGGAAGCCCTCTGATTCTGCTCTCCACGCTAGTTGGCTTCTGCATCAGATCCTTCTGGAAGCTGGTCTTCCTAAGGACGTTATCCAGTTCCTTCCTGGTAACCCTGAGGAAGTTACCGACGCCGTATTGAAACGACCTGAGTTTGGTGCTCTTACCTTCATTGGTTCGACAAAGGTTTTCAAGGGTCTACAGAAGAAGATTGGCAACGGAATTGGCGATGAGATCTACAACTCATATCCTCGCGTTGTCGGAGAGACGGGTGGAAAGAACTGGGGAATTGTTCACCCATCTGCTGATATCAAGAGCGCTGCTCTCAACACTGTTCGCGCGGCCTTTGAATACCAAGGCCAGAAGTGCTCGGCCAACTCGCGAGTTTACGTTGCTGAGTCAGTCTGGCCCGAATTCAAGAAGCACCTCCAGGAGCAAGTCTCCGCCCTGAAGATTGGGGACGTCGAGCAATTCGAAAACTTCATTAACCCTGTCATCCACGAGGCTTCTTTTGACAAGCTGAGCAAGGTTATCGAGGACGCTAAGGACGACCCTGAGCTCGAGCTCATCGTTGGTGGCAAGGCCTCCAAGGAAAAGGGCTACTACGTCCACCCAACCATTTACCAAACTACCAACCCTCGCCACAACATCATGAGCCAGGAGCTCTTCGGCCCCATCCTTGGAGTTTACGTCTTCCCTGACAACGCCTGGGAGGAGACCCTCAAGACTGTTGACACCACATCCCGATATGCCCTCACTGGCAGCATCTTCGCCCTAGACCCCTATGTCCTTCGCAAGGCCCAGGACACCCTGAAGCACGCCGCTGGCATGCTCtacctcaacaccaagtgCACTGGCGCCGTGGTGGCGCAACAGCCCTTCGGTGGTTCTCGTGACTCGGGTACCAACGACAAGACTGGTACGATGGCTCACTTGCAGCGCTTTGTTAGCGCGAGgaccatcaaggaggagtttgTGCCGCTTGAGAAGGTCACATATCCTTCCAACGAGTAA
- a CDS encoding Branched-chain-amino-acid aminotransferase, which produces MAASDARDAGSSPATSAPKAGLDASKLVYNLISPQGPTEVPNSGCTDHMLICNWDEATGWENPVIQPFGPLSLLPSANVLQYATGCFEGVKAYRGYDGQLRLFRLKLNCERMLKSSLRVGLPQFDPETLEELVHSFVALEAERWLPKDRVGQTLYLRPTHIGTTPGLGLQKPRQSSLYLIATLAPGFSTNGGMNLVTSPTNTIRAWPGGFGNAKLSANYGPTLSAHAGAIAQGFDQVLWLFGDEQYATEAGASNFFVIWRTRQGGLELVTAGLESKTILEGITRRSIIELVHARRDEPQSWSVDGTTLESLTVVERDFSINEIREAVAEGRLVEAFASGTAYFIAPVRHIRHRDEDIVIPREKGDSGHYAALIKGWLSDIVYGRYAFSDWTKVVKETQ; this is translated from the exons ATGGCCGCCTCTGACGCAAGGGATGCTGGCTCTAGCCCTGCTACGTCAGCTCCCAAAGCCGGACTCGATGCCTCCAAACTGGTCTACAATCTCATTTCGCCCCAGGGCCCAACAGAAGTGCCCAATTCTGGCTGCACCGATCACATGCTCATCTGCAACTGGGATGAGGCCACGGGGTGGGAGAACCCTGTGATTCAGCCATTTGGACCTTTATCTCTCTTACCGAGCGCCAACGTTCTCCAGTACGCCACCGGGTGCTTCGAAGGCGTCAAAGCCTACCGCGGCTATGATGGCCAGCTGCGACTCTTCCGTCTCAAGCTCAACTGTGAACGGATGCTTAAGTCTTCACTTCGCGTGGGTCTCCCGCAATTTGACCCTGAGACCCTGGAAGAACTTGTCCACAGCTTTGTTGCCCTGGAAGCTGAGCGTTGGTTGCCCAAGGATCGGGTAGGGCAGACGCTATACCTGCGGCCAACTCACATCGGGACTACGCCTGGGCTTGGCCTTCAGAAGCCTCGTCAGTCCTCGCTCTATCTTATCGCCACGCTCGCTCCTGGCTTCTCCACCAATGGTGGCATGAATCTGGTTACATCTCCTACTAACACCATCCGAGCGTGGCCAGGAGGGTTCGGAAACGCAAAGTTGAGCGCCAACTATGGACCCACCTTGTCTGCCCATGCGGGCGCAATTGCTCAAGGGTTCGACCAGGTCCTGTGGCTATTCGGTGACGAGCAGTATGCCACAGAGGCTGGCGCGAGCAATTTCTTTGTCATTTGGAGAACAAGGCAAGGTGGCCTTGAGTTGGTAACAGCAGGCTTGGAGAGCAAGACTATCTTGGAAGGCATCACTCGGAGAAGTATTATTGAGCTGGTACATGCCCGACGAGATGAGCCTCAGAGCTGGTCAGTCGATGGTACGACTTTGGAGTCACTTACAGTAGTCGAGAGAGACTTTTCGATCAACGAGATCCGTGAGGCCGTTGCCGAAGGCCGGTTGGTAGAAGCCTTTGCTTCAGGCACCGCA TACTTTATCGCCCCAGTCAGACACATTCGCCATCGCGATGAGGATATTGTCATTCCTCGTGAGAAGGGTGACTCTGGGCATTACGCTGCACTTATTAAAGGTTGGCTTAGTGATATAGTCTATGGCCGCTATGCGTTCTCCGACTGGACCAAGGTTGTGAAGGAGACTCAGTAG
- a CDS encoding Tautomerase-3 domain-containing protein, whose translation MPTYEFHYILPLTGAPRFIVNCRFVDIRASNPEDFWVGGRQLKTNRLLITLRSGTGRTAEQYAGITTKLVSFWNDSIKEVQAGPKEKELKDVFIMGSYDSAFERGFFLPMPGKFEEWVAGNEAEFRALASEGDEIFQGLVEELETRPEFKVVNKA comes from the exons ATGCCTACCTACGAGTTCCATTACATCCTCCCCCTCACTGGT GCCCCTCGCTTCATCGTGAACTGCCGCTTCGTCGATATCCGTGCCTCCAACCCCGAGGACTTTTGGGTTGGTGGCAGACAGCTCAAGACAAACAGGCTCCTGATCACGCTGCGCAGTGGAACAGGACGAACGGCCGAACAGTATGCTGGTATTACCACCAAGTTGGTCTCCTTCTGGAACGATTCCATCAAGGAGGTTCAGGCCGGTCCGAAGGAAAAGGAACTGAAGGATGTCTTCATCATGGGCTCATACGACTCGGCCTTTGAgagaggcttcttcttgccaaTG CCCGGCAAGTTTGAGGAATGGGTCGCTGGTAACGAAGCTGAGTTTCGGGCGCTGGCATCTGAAGGAGACGAGATTTTCCAGGGCCTGGTGGAGGAACTCGAAACGCGCCCAGAATTCAAGGTCGTTAATAAGGCTTAA
- a CDS encoding Aminotran-5 domain-containing protein — protein sequence MLDEIRHQVASFLNADVEGTVLVPNATTGLNTVLRNLRFQPGDKVLYFRGVYGAIGKTVDYLTETTPVTSLEVDFDPTQDTEESILARFTGSIREYGDKVKVAIFDTVMSMPGVRMPFEQLTKICRQHGIFSVIDGAHGIGFIDLNLKELDPDFLVTNCHKWLFIPRACAVFYVAPRNQHLMRSSLPTSHGFVPLGSSKHFNPNQSNAQNAFVAQFEYTGTIDTAPILCIPAALEFRSRVCGGEVAIREYCVDLARAGGRAVAEILGTETLPIPTGRHVGFANVRLPLTVRGHISVTEGVPAKDVNTVINFMFRKFTEDYQTFINVLYFSGALWARLCATVYLDVDDFKYGGMVLKKLCQRIESGEYLAQET from the exons ATGCTCGACGAGATCCGTCATCAGGTTGCCTCCTTTCTCAACGCCGATGTCGAGGGCACTGTCCTCGTACCTAACGCAACTACTGGTCTGAATACAGTCCTCCGCAACCTAAGGTTCCAGCCTGGAGATAAGGTCCTTTATTTTAGAGGTGTATACGGTGCCATTGGCAAGACAGTGGATTATCTGACGGAGACAACTCCTGTTACGAGCCTTGAGGTCGATTTTGACCCTACTCAAGACACTGAAGAGTCAATCCTAGCACGGTTCACAGGCAGCATCAGGGAATATGGCGATAAGGTCAAGGTGGCAATATTCGACACGGTCATGAGCATGCCCGGTGTAAGGATGCCTTTCGAGCAACTGACCAAGATCTGTCGGCAACATGGGATCTTTAGTGTCATTGACGGTGCACACGGCATTGGCTTCATTGACCTGAACCTCAAAGAACTAGATCCGGATTTCCTTGTCACGAACTGCCACAA GTGGCTGTTCATACCCCGAGCATGCGCAGTCTTTTATGTTGCGCCTCGAAACCAGCACCTGATGCGTTCCTCTTTACCAACCTCTCACGGCTTCGTGCCCCTGGGGTCGAGCAAGCATTTTAACCCCAACCAATCCAATGCCCAAAACGCGTTTGTCGCCCAGTTTGAGTACACCGGCACGATCGATACAGCCCCGATTCTGTGTATACCAGCAGCTCTTGAGTTTCGGAGCAGGGTTTGCGGAGGCGAGGTAGCCATCAGAGAGTACTGTGTCGACCTCGCCCGTGCAGGCGGACGTGCCGTTGCCGAAATACTGGGTACAGAGACCTTGCCGATTCCCACTGGGAGACATGTCGGATTTGCCAACGTTCGTCTGCCCCTTACAGTTCGAGGCCATATCAGTGTGACTGAAGGGGTACCGGCAAAGGACGTCAATACTGTCATCAATTTCATGTTCCGAAAGTTTACGGAGGATTACCAGACTTTTATCAATGTCTTGTACTTCTCGGGTGCGCTATGGGCAAGGCTGTGTGCTACTGTCTATCTGGACGTCGATGACTTCAAGTATGGTGGTATGGTTCTGAAAAAGCTCTGCCAGAGGATAGAAAGTGGCGAATACCTAGCTCAGGAAACATGA
- a CDS encoding Abhydrolase-3 domain-containing protein has product MAISLSKTDKLRLALRFCRAPFQISAYVIRSLAIASARGLPLRTYAICAVANALADVFDARDTQYLCPPTRQVYESWIHKLFQSNKKEHSDVAGRLRCDIQPLDEGHSSILWVGDRNRAKKVVLFFHGGGYIAPLLNAYMEFLCRAYITAGIEAGTEVAVAILEYSLSPGAQYPTQLCQASSALAHLLSSGISPGNIIIGGDSAGGNLTAQLLCHMAWPHPEAVPIELAEPLAGVFLISPWLSTRTTDRSFAENGSIDLSASFVRIITAELLGPDWEEEASDRFSHAFPLDTKHPWMDKLATMTNKMYLSVGYQEVFRDQCVEFVDKVREANPSMELQFDVQEKMAHDFIILEAHEKRNGECIEAMKKWVKSMLVED; this is encoded by the exons ATGGCGATATCCCTCTCCAAGACAGACAAACTGCGCTTGGCGCTGCGATTCTGCCGAG CACCCTTTCAGATTTCCGCGTACGTTATACGTAGCCTTGCCATTGCATCCGCTCGAGGGCTCCCTCTCAGGACATATGCTATTTGTGCAGTCGCCAATGCCCTCGCGGACGTCTTTGATGCCCGTGACACTCAGTATTTGTGTCCACCGACAAGACAAGTATATGAATCATGGATTCATAAACTCTTTCAGTCTAATAAGAAAGAGCACTCGGACGTGGCTGGACGGTTGCGATGTGATATTCAACCGCTGGATGAAGGCCATTCCTCGATTCTCTGGGTCGGAGACCGCAACAGGGCAAAGAAAGTAGTGCTGTTCTTTCATGGCGGAGGCTACATTGCCCCTTTGCTAAATGCATACATGGAGTTTCTTTGCAGGGCCTACATCACAGCCGGCATCGAGGCAGGCACCGAAGTTGCAGTGGCAATCCTTGAGTACTCCCTCTCTCCTGGCGCACAGTATCCCACTCAGCTATGCCAGGCGAGCAGCGCACTCGCACATTTGCTGTCATCCGGGATTTCTCCAGGGAACATCATTATTGGCGGAGATTCTGCTGGGGGGAATTTGACGGCGCAGTTGCTCTGCCACATGGCGTGGCCTCACCCTGAAGCTGTGCCCATCGAGCTGGCCGAGCCTCTTGCCGGAGTATTTCTCATCTCTCCATGGCTCAGCACACGTACAACCGATAGATCTTTTGCGGAAAACGGGTCGATTGACCTTTCGGCTTCTTTTGTCCGTATTATCACGGCCGAGCTTCTGGGACCTGactgggaggaagaggcgagCGATCGCTTTAGCCATGCCTTCCCACTTGACACGAAACACCCTTGGATGGATAAGCTAGCCACAATGACAAACAAGATGTATCTCTCGGTAGGATACCAGGAGGTGTTTCGAGATCAGTGTGTGGAGTTTGTGGACAAGGTACGGGAAGCCAACCCAAGCATGGAACTTCAATTTGATGTTCAAGAGAAGATGGCGCATGACTTTATAATCCTGGAGGCCCATGAGAAGCGCAACGGGGAGTGTATTGAAGCTATGAAGAAGTGGGTGAAGAGCATGTTGGTAGAAGATTAA